A genomic window from Streptomyces sp. NBC_01429 includes:
- a CDS encoding GlsB/YeaQ/YmgE family stress response membrane protein yields the protein MEITNIITAILVGTVIGLVGRLVVPGRQRIGVLLTILVGVVAALIGTAVAAGFGVADTKGFDWIELIIQIGLAAVGVAALDRVKGRG from the coding sequence ATGGAGATCACCAACATCATCACGGCCATTCTGGTCGGCACCGTGATCGGTCTGGTTGGTCGGCTCGTGGTGCCCGGGCGGCAGCGCATCGGTGTACTGCTGACCATTCTGGTCGGCGTCGTCGCGGCCTTGATCGGTACGGCTGTCGCGGCCGGATTCGGTGTCGCGGACACCAAGGGGTTCGACTGGATCGAGCTGATAATCCAGATCGGGCTCGCCGCGGTGGGTGTCGCCGCGCTGGACCGGGTGAAGGGCCGGGGCTGA
- a CDS encoding YnfA family protein has translation MLVLRSVALFLLAAVFEIGGAWLVWQGVRGDGSGGPGRGWIWIGAGVVALGAYGFVATLQPDGEFGRILAAYGGVFVAGSIAWGMVADGYRPDRWDVTGALVCLAGMALIMYAPRGH, from the coding sequence ATGCTCGTGCTCCGCTCCGTAGCCCTCTTCCTCCTCGCCGCCGTCTTCGAGATCGGCGGCGCCTGGCTGGTCTGGCAAGGGGTGCGGGGCGACGGATCGGGGGGCCCCGGGCGCGGCTGGATCTGGATCGGCGCCGGGGTCGTGGCCCTGGGCGCGTACGGCTTCGTCGCGACGCTCCAGCCGGACGGTGAGTTCGGCCGCATCCTGGCGGCGTACGGCGGGGTCTTCGTCGCGGGCTCGATCGCCTGGGGCATGGTCGCCGACGGCTACCGCCCGGACCGGTGGGACGTCACGGGGGCGCTGGTCTGTCTCGCCGGGATGGCGTTGATCATGTACGCGCCGCGCGGCCACTGA
- a CDS encoding CbtB domain-containing protein, translated as MAQSITHPVISPAADAPVTPLPLRAVLPWAVFVGTLMLVLLYFVGAEQGATSVFSGAGVHEWVHDGRHLLGFPCH; from the coding sequence ATGGCTCAGTCCATAACGCATCCGGTCATTTCTCCCGCCGCCGATGCCCCGGTGACCCCGCTTCCGTTGCGCGCGGTGCTGCCGTGGGCCGTGTTCGTGGGCACCCTGATGCTGGTGCTGCTCTACTTCGTCGGCGCGGAACAGGGCGCGACGTCGGTGTTCTCCGGTGCGGGGGTGCACGAGTGGGTGCATGACGGCCGTCATCTGCTCGGCTTCCCCTGCCACTGA
- a CDS encoding GNAT family N-acetyltransferase — MESTTPHVRLEPWSESDLGLLRAANAPELMRHLGGPETEEQLLKRHKRYVALSTDRKSKGRMFRIVLPSGGEAVGTIGFWEQTWQGLKVYETGWAVLAAYQGRGIAVAAAAGIVDRARAEGKHRYLHAFPSVDNPPSNRLCRRVGFSLRDECDLEYPPGRPMRCNDWRLDLRDDGLRGEAPPSWRPSPPARH, encoded by the coding sequence ATGGAGTCCACGACACCGCACGTTCGGCTCGAACCCTGGTCGGAGAGCGATCTCGGCCTGCTCCGCGCGGCCAACGCGCCCGAGCTGATGCGCCACCTCGGCGGCCCCGAGACCGAGGAGCAGCTCCTCAAGCGGCACAAGCGGTACGTGGCCCTGAGCACCGACCGGAAGAGCAAGGGGCGGATGTTCCGGATCGTGCTGCCGTCCGGCGGCGAGGCGGTGGGCACCATCGGGTTCTGGGAGCAGACCTGGCAGGGGCTGAAGGTGTACGAGACGGGCTGGGCGGTGCTCGCCGCTTACCAGGGCCGGGGCATCGCGGTGGCGGCGGCAGCGGGGATCGTGGACCGGGCGCGGGCCGAGGGGAAGCACCGCTATCTGCACGCCTTCCCGTCCGTCGACAACCCTCCCTCGAACAGGCTGTGCCGCAGGGTGGGATTTTCCCTCCGGGACGAATGCGACCTCGAATACCCGCCGGGCCGTCCGATGCGCTGCAACGACTGGCGGCTCGACCTGCGCGACGACGGCCTCCGCGGCGAGGCCCCACCCTCCTGGAGGCCGAGCCCGCCCGCCCGGCACTGA
- a CDS encoding SDR family oxidoreductase: MTAPATPIAVITGASSGIGAATARQLAAAGYHVIVTARRKERIEALAAEITAGGHRATAHALDVTDRAAVDAFAAGLSEFPAVNVLVNNAGGALGADPVATGDPADWRRMYETNVIGTLNLTQALLPALTASGDGTVLVLSSTAGHGTYEGGAGYVAAKHGAHVLAETLRLEIVGTPVRVIEIAPGMVKTEEFATTRFNGDTEKAAKVYAGVAEPLTAEDVADSITWTVTRPSHVNIDLLVIRPRAQASNSKVHREL, from the coding sequence ATGACCGCCCCGGCCACCCCCATCGCCGTCATCACCGGAGCGAGCAGCGGCATCGGCGCAGCCACCGCGCGACAGCTCGCGGCCGCCGGCTACCACGTCATCGTCACCGCCCGCCGCAAGGAACGCATCGAGGCGCTCGCCGCCGAGATCACCGCCGGTGGCCACCGGGCCACCGCTCACGCCCTCGACGTCACCGACCGCGCGGCCGTCGACGCCTTCGCCGCCGGGCTGAGCGAATTCCCCGCCGTGAACGTCCTGGTCAACAACGCGGGCGGCGCCCTGGGCGCCGACCCCGTGGCCACCGGCGACCCGGCCGACTGGCGCCGGATGTACGAGACGAACGTCATCGGCACCCTCAACCTCACCCAGGCCCTGCTCCCCGCCCTCACCGCCAGCGGCGACGGCACGGTCCTCGTCCTCTCCTCCACGGCGGGCCACGGCACCTACGAGGGCGGCGCGGGCTACGTGGCCGCCAAGCACGGCGCCCACGTCCTCGCCGAAACCCTCCGCCTGGAGATCGTCGGCACCCCGGTCCGCGTGATCGAGATCGCCCCCGGCATGGTCAAGACCGAGGAATTCGCCACCACCCGCTTCAACGGCGACACCGAAAAGGCCGCCAAGGTCTACGCGGGCGTGGCCGAGCCCCTCACCGCCGAGGACGTCGCCGACTCCATCACCTGGACCGTCACCCGCCCCAGCCACGTCAACATCGACCTCCTGGTCATCCGCCCGCGCGCCCAG
- a CDS encoding Mut7-C RNAse domain-containing protein, with the protein MNGPEIQIDFAAELRLFVPAERRQGRTAVRTDGSSTLGHAVESLGIPLTEVGPLLVDGHEVPVSHIPAAGESVEVRAVRRPQRVPGAPLRFLLDVHLGTLARRLRLLGVDAAYESEDLGDPALATLSAAERRVMLSRDRGLLRRREIWAGAYIYSDRPDDQLRDVLERFAPVLAPWTRCTACNGPLGPADKESVQGRLEHGTQRGYDVFAQCAACERVYWRGAHHARLAAIVEDAVREFGDGAAA; encoded by the coding sequence GTGAACGGACCGGAGATCCAGATCGATTTCGCCGCCGAACTGCGCCTGTTCGTCCCGGCCGAGCGGCGTCAGGGACGTACGGCCGTCCGCACCGACGGCTCGTCCACCCTCGGCCACGCCGTCGAGTCGCTGGGCATCCCGCTCACCGAGGTCGGCCCGCTGCTCGTCGACGGCCACGAGGTGCCGGTCTCGCACATCCCCGCGGCGGGCGAATCCGTCGAGGTACGCGCCGTACGCAGGCCGCAGCGGGTGCCCGGCGCGCCCCTGCGCTTCCTGCTCGACGTCCACCTCGGCACCCTCGCGCGCCGGCTGCGGCTGCTGGGCGTCGACGCGGCGTACGAGAGCGAGGACCTCGGCGATCCCGCGCTGGCCACGCTCTCCGCCGCCGAGCGCCGGGTGATGCTGTCCCGGGACCGCGGGCTGCTGCGGCGGCGCGAGATCTGGGCCGGGGCGTACATCTACAGCGACCGCCCCGACGACCAACTCCGCGACGTACTCGAACGCTTCGCCCCCGTCCTCGCGCCCTGGACCCGCTGCACCGCCTGCAACGGCCCGCTGGGCCCGGCCGACAAGGAGTCCGTCCAGGGCCGGCTGGAGCACGGCACGCAGCGGGGGTACGACGTCTTCGCGCAGTGCGCGGCGTGCGAGCGGGTCTACTGGCGGGGCGCGCACCACGCGCGTCTCGCGGCGATCGTCGAGGACGCGGTACGGGAATTCGGCGACGGCGCCGCCGCGTAA
- a CDS encoding NAD(P)H-binding protein codes for MTVLVTGSCGRVGASLISLLHAEGHPVRAASRAPEEVTAPPGVPTVACDLGSPATFPAALDGVDSVFLYADPGHIDAFIEQARTAGVRHIVLLSSSSVLDPGAADNRIGAFHLNSERALESAPIEATFLRPGDFATNALQWSRPVRATGAVDLPQPDAYGSPIHERDIADVAFAVLTRPGPGMRGTGHHLTGPESLTFTQQVAVLAPATGRDIKVNTVTPEAWKRSVAAHVPAEIADALLAHWAGAGAAPTVTTDTVERLTGHPARTFADWAKDHADAFRT; via the coding sequence ATGACCGTCCTCGTCACCGGAAGCTGCGGCCGTGTCGGCGCCTCCCTCATCAGCCTGCTCCACGCCGAGGGCCATCCCGTGCGCGCCGCCTCACGGGCCCCCGAGGAGGTGACCGCGCCGCCCGGCGTCCCCACCGTGGCGTGCGACCTCGGTTCGCCCGCCACCTTCCCCGCCGCCCTCGACGGCGTCGACTCCGTCTTCCTCTACGCCGACCCCGGACACATCGACGCGTTCATCGAGCAGGCGCGTACCGCCGGGGTACGGCACATCGTGCTGCTCTCCTCAAGCTCCGTCCTCGACCCCGGCGCGGCCGACAACCGGATCGGCGCCTTCCACTTGAACTCGGAGCGCGCCCTGGAATCGGCACCGATCGAGGCGACCTTCCTGCGCCCCGGCGACTTCGCCACCAACGCCCTGCAATGGTCACGGCCGGTGCGGGCGACCGGCGCGGTCGATCTGCCCCAACCTGACGCGTACGGCAGCCCGATCCACGAACGGGACATCGCCGACGTGGCCTTCGCGGTCCTCACCCGCCCCGGCCCCGGGATGCGCGGCACGGGCCACCATCTGACCGGCCCCGAATCGCTCACCTTCACCCAGCAGGTCGCGGTCCTGGCCCCCGCCACGGGCCGGGACATCAAGGTCAACACCGTGACGCCCGAAGCGTGGAAGCGGTCGGTCGCGGCCCATGTACCGGCCGAGATCGCGGACGCGCTACTCGCCCACTGGGCCGGAGCGGGCGCCGCGCCGACCGTCACCACCGACACGGTGGAGCGGCTGACCGGCCACCCTGCCCGTACGTTCGCCGACTGGGCGAAGGACCACGCGGACGCGTTCCGCACCTGA
- a CDS encoding histidine phosphatase family protein, whose amino-acid sequence MLISPAMSTALREARFPGPAGDHPAGDDDLDATGLRQAEAVREDFPRTAAVYVSPTRRCRRTARALGLTADPLDGPAPDGLVPDGLAPCAMGHWQGRTLDEVAAAEPQSVAAWLSDPAAAPHGGESLLDFHVRVAQWLEAGGGLEAGSADHRGDGDGGGDGADTGTDTGPGAAGSAGGPGRRIVVVAEPDIIRAATVHAVGAPPSAFWRIDVRPLSVTELSGRNGRWNLLSGRPLTSHLSPEL is encoded by the coding sequence ATGCTCATCTCACCCGCCATGAGCACCGCCCTGCGCGAAGCCCGCTTCCCCGGCCCGGCCGGGGACCATCCGGCCGGAGACGACGATCTGGACGCCACCGGTCTGCGCCAGGCCGAAGCCGTACGGGAGGACTTCCCCCGCACCGCCGCCGTGTACGTCTCCCCCACGCGCCGCTGCCGCAGGACCGCCCGCGCGCTCGGACTGACCGCCGACCCGCTGGACGGCCCGGCACCGGACGGTCTCGTACCGGACGGCCTCGCGCCGTGCGCCATGGGCCACTGGCAGGGCAGGACCCTGGACGAAGTCGCCGCCGCCGAACCCCAGTCGGTGGCCGCCTGGCTCTCCGACCCGGCCGCAGCCCCGCACGGCGGCGAGTCCCTGCTCGACTTCCACGTACGCGTCGCTCAGTGGCTGGAGGCAGGGGGCGGGCTGGAGGCAGGGAGCGCCGATCATCGCGGAGACGGAGACGGAGGCGGAGACGGCGCCGACACCGGCACGGACACCGGGCCCGGGGCCGCCGGGAGTGCCGGTGGCCCCGGGCGGCGCATCGTCGTCGTGGCGGAACCGGACATCATCCGCGCGGCCACGGTCCACGCCGTCGGCGCGCCCCCGTCCGCGTTCTGGCGGATTGACGTACGTCCGCTGTCCGTCACCGAACTCAGCGGGCGGAACGGCCGCTGGAACCTGCTCAGCGGCCGTCCTCTTACTTCACACCTGAGCCCCGAACTCTGA